Below is a window of Undibacterium sp. YM2 DNA.
CACGTATATCTACCGCCGCTTCACGGCGGGCACGTTCGAGCACCACATCCAGATGCAATTCACCCATGCCCCACAAAATGGTCTCGCCAGTCTCGACATTGTTTTCCAGACGCAAAGACGGATCTTCACGACGGAACTTGTCCAGCGCTGCCAACATCTTTGCACGGTCAGTACCACTGCCTGGTTCAACCGCCAGTGCCACCACGGGCTCACCTGCATGGATGGTTTCCAGCGTCCACGGTTGCGCCTTGCTGGACAAAGTTTGCCCTGTCAGCGCATCTTTCAGGTTGGCGATGGCGATGATACTGCCCGCGCCAGACTGCGTGGTACTGGTACGTTCATCCGCATGCACGACATACAGACGGCCTATGCGCACAGACGAATCCAGACTGGCATTCCAGATGGTTTCACCTTCATGCAGGCTGCCACCATAAATACGCACAAACGCCAGCGAGCCATGTTCATCATGCGTGACCTTGAACACCAGCGCGGCCAGAGGATCAGCATCGCCAGTTGCCACGGTCACGCTTTCACCGTTCAATGTCGCAACGGGAGCAGCGCGGTCGTCAGGCGCTGGCAGCCAATCAATCACGGCATCGAGCAGCGGTTCTATGCCTGCGTTTTTATATGCAGAACCGGCCAGCATGGGCGTGGCTTTTCTGGCCAGCGTCAGGCTACGCAAACCTTGCAGGATTTCCGCATGAGTCAGCGTATCCTTCGCCAGATAGGCATCCGTCAATGCATCACTCGCTTCTGCCGCAACCGAGGCTGCATAGGCATACGCCGCCTGGGCTTGCGCCTGCAGTTCTGCGGGCAGAGCCAGCACCGCCATATTGCCCTTGGCATCCCATTGCAGCAGACGCTGTTGCAAGACATCAATGACGCCACCAAACTCGTCCGCCGCACCAACAGGTATCGCCAGCGGCACAGGGCGCGCACCGAGTTGCTTGCGCACCTGTTCTGTCACGCGGGCAAAGTCAGCACCGGTCTGGTCCATCTTGTTGACGAAGATGATCATGGGCACGCCATGTTTCTCAGCCTGATGCCAGACAGTCTCAGTCTGCGGCTGCACGCCAGCCACGCCGGACAAGACAGTGATGGCACCGTCAAGCACGCGCAGCGAACGCTCAACTTCTATCGCAAAGTCGATATGGCCTGGTGTATCAATCAGCGTGAATTCATGGCCGTTCCAGACGCAGCGGGTCGCCGCTGCACCAATGGTGATGCCGCGTTCTTTTTCCAGCGCCATGGTGTCCATGGTGGCATTGCCTTCATGGACTTCGCCAGTGCGGTGGATTTCGCCGGTTTTAAACAGGATGCGTTCAGACAGCGTGGTCTTGCCAGCGTCTATGTGCGCGATGATGCCAAAGTTGCGCCAATGGTTACGCGCAGAGTGAGCAGATGCCTTGTTGGAAGCGGCACGGGGGACAGTGTTCGTCATGATGGGTCTTTCTACATAGCGAGCGGTCGTGGGGTTGTCTTGGTGACAGCGCCGCGGGGCCATGCGACCACCCTTATTTCAGTGGACCCGCGCGCGTTCTACATCTGCTGACTTCATGTTATATGGCTCCTCAATGAGAGAGTGTTTGGTACCAGGTACCGTTAAAAGTGCTTACTAAAGTGGTGCTGAGTTTTTGGATATCAAGTCCAATACTTTTGGAACATTTGGATAAGTGTAGCGAGCGGTGCTAGTTTGAGTTAAGAAGCGCAACCGTACTAAAGTACGGTGAGCATCGCAGACTCAAAATCGCGCCGCGCAGTAGCTTATACAATTGTTCCAACATGGAAAACAAAAAAGGCCCTCGTGGGCCTTTGTTTTTTTACTCTTTACAGAGCTTTCAACGGGCACACATCAGCGGCCCCGGGATGTCGTCTGACATGCCGGGAGGGCGGAGGTAAAAAAGAGTATGCTCAGTGTTTTCATTTTTATAGAATAATCCTGTTTTCGTGGCTTGTCAAATGGGTCTGTACTGTTTTCACCACCATCATCGCTGGCACAGCAAGTAGGGTGCGTTGCAACGCACCACTCCAACACCCAATATTCCTACCCCACATGAAGCGCTCACAAAACGGTACGCTATAACCCACCCTGCATTTGCCACCGTTTTGCGATCGACTCCCGCTACACCTTTATTCGCCTTGTTAATTCTGACATCTGAAACAGACTCACTCTTTCAAGTCAAGAATTCCACATTGCTTAACACTACTCTGCAGATTCTGATTGATCAGGTATCGGGCGGTAGGGTCATAAATGGAAGACTTTATATTCGAAAAGCTGTTTTGTACACAAGCGCAAAATGCATTGAATTTTGACTCATCTAACTTATGCGGCAGTAAAGCCGTCTTCATGTCTTCCCGAAAAGCATTACAAAATCCCCCGTTCGGTGATATTAATTTCTCTATGGTACATTTTTGAGACGCTGGACCAAATCTAAATGCTGCCTCATCCTTGGTCATCATTTCAGGGACTTCTAAAATATTGATTTTATCAACAATGCATGTGCAATATTCTGGAACTCTATCAATGCCGAGCATCCATTTATAAACATGATTAGTTCCTGGTGCATATCGCTCTGGAGGAGAGTTTTTAAAACCATCTTCCATTTCACTTTGGCATTCAGCAATGAATTGCTGGCGCATGACAAGCAATTCATCTTTTTTTTCTGCTGAAAAAACTATTCCGCTGGCGAAGATGATAAATGAGCAGATGAGGTTGATTGCGCGCATAATAAGTACTAGAGTGGTTGTTTCAGAATTATAACCGGGCGCATGTGCAGAAGATGAGTGGTTTTGCATGAGATGCAAGCCAGCGTAGCTAGGGCCTATGCACTGTAATGCCCCTGACTGTGCGACAAAGCGACGTGTCTGTGTAGGAGTGGCTTCAGTCGCCAAGATTTTCGCCGTATCTATCATACTGGCAGTATCACCCATTCGCGGCTGAAGCCGTTCCTTCAGAAAAAAACACCCTACCTCACCCCATAAACCGCCGACACCCGCGTCCCCACCACCAGTAAAAAATGCGTGCCCGCACAGGCACTCAATATCCACGCCAGCGGCAAGTCACCCACCAATGCGCCGGACAATACTAGACTCACCGGCATCAGCAGCTTGAATAGCGAACCGGTGAGGCCGGAGATGCGGCCTATGTAGCGGCTGTCTGTGCTTTCCTGGCGGTAGCCCCAGATGCAGACGTTGCCGATGACGGTGCAGAAGCTGTTGGTGCCTAGCGCCAGCAGCAACAGGGGGATGCTATTGCCCCAGGCCAGCAAGAGCATGGAACAGGCCTCGACACTCAGTTCCAGCGCCAGCAGGCGGCCCAGGCCAAAGTGCTGGCGCAGGCGGCTGGCGACCAGGCCGCCGATGACGCCGCCTGTGCCTGCCACGCCATACATGAGGCCGACCTCGGCTGCGCCCAGTTGCAACTGGTCACGGGCGCGGAACAAGAAGAGTACATCCACCACACCTGCGCTGCCATTGATGACGACGACCAGCCAGGCCAGGTGCCACAGCGGTTTATTGGCGACCAGCACGCGCCAGCCGTCGCGCCATTCATTCCAGAAGCCATCTGCATCCGGCTTGCGCACTGGCAGTTGCAAATCCCTGAGCAGCCAGGCGGCCAGCAACATCGCCAGCATCGGCAGCCACAGGCCCAGGTCCATGCGCATGGAAATCACGGCACCAGCCAGCGCCGGACCAAGAATGCTGAAGACCTGGCTTAACACCGTCAAATGGCCAGTGGCAGGCAAGAGCAATTGTTCTGGCAGCATTTCCTTCAACATACCCATGCGGCAGATCGCATACAGATAATGCAGGGTCATCAGCAGGAAAGCAGTGATAAAGAAAAAAGACAAGGCCCGCGCACCATGATCCAGCAGCACGGCCTGCATGCCAGTCAGCAAGACGATGCCGACGATAGCAAAGCGCGCCCAGCGGCCACGGTCTATGCGGTCTACCCAGACGCCAATGAACATCGCCAGCAACAGGTTGGGCAGTAATTCAACCGCACGCATGCCCGTAATGACCCCGGCGGATTGCGTCAACTGGTAGAGTATCAGCGGCATGGCGAGCTGGTAGATTTGCGTACCCAATGAAAAGCTGATGGTCGATGCATACAGGCGGCGAAAGTTGGGATGTTGCCAAAGCGAGGGAGTGGACATGGAGGATATCAAGCAAGGTTGAACAATGCCCACTAGCGTATATCAAAGGCGGAAACACAAAAACGGATAGAATCTGATATTTCTTTCCCCCTTTATTACCGGACAAAGATGCGTCTGCTCGATCACTTCCAGCGTCTGGCCGACTGGTATCCCAGCGCCCAAGCGCCCGACCTGGCCCAGATCGCTGCCGCCCTGTGCTGTAGCGAGCGCAATGCCCGCCTGCTGCTCAAGCGCATGCAAGAGCAAGGCTGGATAGACTGGCAACCAGGCAATGGGCGTGGTCACCGCTCGCAACTTAGCCTGCTGCAAGACCATGAAAGCCTGCGCCTGCAAAGGCTGCATCACCTGCTGGCTGACGGCAAACTCGAAGCCGCCTTTGATGGCTTGCCAAATGCCGGACGTGAACGCCTGAAGCAATCGCTGCCCGGTTACCTTGGCAGTGGCCGTGCGGGCACTTTGCGCATGCCCTTTTACCGCCCCCTGCATGCACTGGATGCCATCCACATCAACCGCCGCACCGAGCAGCACATCATCATGCAGATTTGCGCTGGCCTGACGGAATATGAGCGCGCCAGCGAACAAATCATCCCGGCACTGGCGCACAGATGGGATGCCAGTGCCGATGGCTGTAGCTGGGAATTCATCCTGCGGCCCGGCCTGCAATTCCATGATGGCCGCCCGGTGCGCGCAGAGGACGTGGTCTATACCCTGCAACGCGCCCGTGATACAGATGGCCCTTTTCGCGCCATGTTTGCCCACCTCGCCAGCATCAGCGGCACTGAGCGCAGTGTGAAGCTGCGACTCAACAAGCCCGATCATCTGCTGCTGCACCTGCTGGCGCACCATGCCGCCGTGATCGTGCCAATAGATGATGCCCAGCGTGCAGATTTTGCCGCGCTGCCCATCGGTGCCGGGCCTTTCCGGCTGATACGCAATAATGAACACCGGGCGACGCTGGCAGCGTTTGATGGCTATTTCCGCGAGCGCGCCCTGCTCGATGAAATTGATTTATGGGTAGTGCCGCATGGCAGCCCGCTGCCTGAAGTCGATCTGCATCTGGCCCATGCCTCGCCTGAAAAAGTGCCCGCACCTGCAGATAGCTGGTCGCAGATACGTGCGCTCGAACAAGGCTGTGACCTGGTCATGCTGAACCCGGCCCGCGCAGAATTCTCCACGCCTGCTGCCCGTCTTGCAGTCGGCACCTGGCTGCGCCCCGCAGCGGCGGAACTGGCCGCCAAAGAAACCCGCCCCATGGCCTTTGGCATGCTGCCGCAATGGCGACATTTACCTGAGCAAACTACAACCACAGCACCCACCCTGCCTGCCCACCTCGACGTCGTGACTTATGAACTCGACAGCCATATCGCCCTCACCCATTGCGTAGCAGACAGATTGCGCGAGGCAGGCGCCGATGTCAGCATCCACATCCTGCCCTTCCCAGAATTTGGCCCCTACGGCTGGCGGGATTGGGCGGACGTGGTGATTGCCGGCGACGTGCTCGACAATGACATGGAATTTGGCCTGTATAGCTGGCTGGCCGGAGAGTCACTGGTCAAGCAGATGATGGATAAAGCAGCCCGCACCTGGCTGGCGCAGGCCAGTGCAGAAATCGCCGCAGAAGCCGATGCAACACAACGCGCCAGCCTCATCGAAACCTGCTTCGCCCGCATGGTAGAACAAGCCTGGAT
It encodes the following:
- the fusA gene encoding elongation factor G is translated as MTNTVPRAASNKASAHSARNHWRNFGIIAHIDAGKTTLSERILFKTGEIHRTGEVHEGNATMDTMALEKERGITIGAAATRCVWNGHEFTLIDTPGHIDFAIEVERSLRVLDGAITVLSGVAGVQPQTETVWHQAEKHGVPMIIFVNKMDQTGADFARVTEQVRKQLGARPVPLAIPVGAADEFGGVIDVLQQRLLQWDAKGNMAVLALPAELQAQAQAAYAYAASVAAEASDALTDAYLAKDTLTHAEILQGLRSLTLARKATPMLAGSAYKNAGIEPLLDAVIDWLPAPDDRAAPVATLNGESVTVATGDADPLAALVFKVTHDEHGSLAFVRIYGGSLHEGETIWNASLDSSVRIGRLYVVHADERTSTTQSGAGSIIAIANLKDALTGQTLSSKAQPWTLETIHAGEPVVALAVEPGSGTDRAKMLAALDKFRREDPSLRLENNVETGETILWGMGELHLDVVLERARREAAVDIRVGAPHVAYKETMGLPMVEAEGKLDKQNGGKGMYARVVVRLELLDEGDFAFANVVKGGVIPTAFFPAVEKGVQQAMQQGPLGQKVTGVKVTLLDGDFHAVDSNEMAFIIAAKEAVLAGLRKAKPVLLEPVMKVTVDAPAINTGDVIGDLQRRSGRVLGITENTGRVEVVADVPLTRLFGHTNDLRSLSQGRAFASSVYARHAACDVEEASFV
- a CDS encoding MFS transporter → MSTPSLWQHPNFRRLYASTISFSLGTQIYQLAMPLILYQLTQSAGVITGMRAVELLPNLLLAMFIGVWVDRIDRGRWARFAIVGIVLLTGMQAVLLDHGARALSFFFITAFLLMTLHYLYAICRMGMLKEMLPEQLLLPATGHLTVLSQVFSILGPALAGAVISMRMDLGLWLPMLAMLLAAWLLRDLQLPVRKPDADGFWNEWRDGWRVLVANKPLWHLAWLVVVINGSAGVVDVLFLFRARDQLQLGAAEVGLMYGVAGTGGVIGGLVASRLRQHFGLGRLLALELSVEACSMLLLAWGNSIPLLLLALGTNSFCTVIGNVCIWGYRQESTDSRYIGRISGLTGSLFKLLMPVSLVLSGALVGDLPLAWILSACAGTHFLLVVGTRVSAVYGVR
- a CDS encoding ABC transporter substrate-binding protein, whose amino-acid sequence is MRLLDHFQRLADWYPSAQAPDLAQIAAALCCSERNARLLLKRMQEQGWIDWQPGNGRGHRSQLSLLQDHESLRLQRLHHLLADGKLEAAFDGLPNAGRERLKQSLPGYLGSGRAGTLRMPFYRPLHALDAIHINRRTEQHIIMQICAGLTEYERASEQIIPALAHRWDASADGCSWEFILRPGLQFHDGRPVRAEDVVYTLQRARDTDGPFRAMFAHLASISGTERSVKLRLNKPDHLLLHLLAHHAAVIVPIDDAQRADFAALPIGAGPFRLIRNNEHRATLAAFDGYFRERALLDEIDLWVVPHGSPLPEVDLHLAHASPEKVPAPADSWSQIRALEQGCDLVMLNPARAEFSTPAARLAVGTWLRPAAAELAAKETRPMAFGMLPQWRHLPEQTTTTAPTLPAHLDVVTYELDSHIALTHCVADRLREAGADVSIHILPFPEFGPYGWRDWADVVIAGDVLDNDMEFGLYSWLAGESLVKQMMDKAARTWLAQASAEIAAEADATQRASLIETCFARMVEQAWILPMRHTRHGIDYGPQLGGVTLARCGWMDFRKLWLRPANNL